TATCAAATCTTGGTTTTCCTCAGTCCGGAGCTCGGTATGTTGCAGAGTTTCTCGAGGAGAACCCATCGAAAGTTAGACTAGCGATCCGCGTCTCCTTAGGGTATCTTCTATTGAGTAGTCTTCTGGTTGTACTTGTTTTATTCCTTGGCTCTGGAGTATTAGAATCCGTCTTGGGGGAATCGAACATTCAAAAACTGCTGATGGTCGGTGCAGCATACGTATTCTTCCGCTCGTTACGGTACTATATTAGGCGAATCTTGCAGGCATTTGGTGCGGTTCCTTGGGCGTCAGCGATGGTGGTCGTCACAGAAGTCGCTAACTTGATATTTATTTTTGGTTTAGTCAGCCTTGGACTTGGAGCAATTGGGGCCATCGCTGGATACACGCTCGCGTATTGTCTATCATTCTTTCTCGGAGCGGCCGTGTTTTACACACAATTTTATCGATCTTTACCGACTGACTCGTCTTTCGACATAAATTTAGCCGGGGAAATCTTAAAATACAATTTTAGTCTTGCACTTACCAGTGGTGCGAATGCCATCGAAAAAGAAACAGACACAGTACTGATTGGATTCTTTCTCGGCCCATCAATGGTTGGTTTTTACGCACTCGGCAAACGAATCGCAAATCGTGCTCGTGCACCTGCAGAGGCCCTTGGCTTTACGCTTGCACCGATGTATACGGAGGCAAAACTCTCAGAAGGTAGCACTGAGGCCGGTCACATTTACCGACAAGCTCTTGTAAACATTCTAGTTCTGTATGTTCCGGCCGTGGTGGGTCTAGTTCTTGTAGCTCGACCGGTAGTCAAGTATATCTTCGGTTCGGAGTTTCTTCCAGCTGTTCCGGTAATCCGGTTATTAGCTCTCCTTACACTTTTTCAGAGTATCGGTTACATCACCGGAAACGGACTCGATTATCTTGGGCGAGCTAAGGATCGAGCGAAAATTAAGGGGGTCTCGGCTGTTCTCAACCTTATATTGAATCTATTTTTGATACCTGTTTGGGGAATAATAGGCGCTGCATTTGCGACCATCGTTACTAATGGAATTTATAACCTAACTAATGTATACTTTATGCATCAGGAGACTGATTTCTGGCGTCATGGTGTCATCTGGGCTTGTTCGAAAATTCTTCTAGTCACGGTCGTGATGGCGGCTCCCGTTTATGTTCTTGTGCCCCATATCAGAGGGGTATTCAGTCTTGTTCTTGTCATATTTATTGGAATCGCTATCTGGATAGTGGGGTCTTTCGCTCTCAGTCTGATAACAATATCTGATATTAGAAGGGTTATATGATCATACGTAATAGCGTGTTAAATCTCTCAGGAATAGTATAAGTAATAATATGTGTTGTGACAGTAGACAACCGAGTGGCTCTGTACTCGTTACTATCCACAGCTCTGTTATAGATACGATCTGTATTCAAAATATCCCCTTCTTAGAGCGAAGGATACTCGTCCGACACCTATATAAATACGAACTCCACTACTCCCACTAACCTGTCTCAACTAATGTTTAAGCTAGCTTGGGGTCAAAGGGTCCTTAGCGAGAGGCGTAGTACATTTATTAAGGGAAGCACCCTCACCGCGGTACTATTTGCGTTCTTTCACTTATTGGTTGTTTTTCAATTCCTACCTTCAATGTTTCCGACTGCAACGAGCGAGTTTTTCCTTCTATCAGTGGCCGTTGTGATGTTATCCACGTATTTAGACATCTATATTAACGGCGTCTCTTCCTCTGTATTAATGTTCGCCCGGTTGTTTGTTGTTCTTTCACTGTCTTTATTTGCGGTTTCGTATCTTATACCTGTCGTTAGCGGTGGTGATCCATGGATTGATCCTCGTACAATTTGGATTCTCATCGCAGCTGGCGGCTGTCTTGCTTACTGGAGCAGTGTGGAATCACAGTCAGATGCTCTCAACTACAAATATCAACATCCACAGGTAGCCAAGGTACATTCTAAGGTACAAACCCTTTATACACCTGATAACCGTCTCTGGACGGGCTTACTTCTGCTTGTATTCTTTCTTGGGTCGTTTCTCCGCTTCTATAATCTCGGATATCTCAGTCTGACCAGCGATGAAATATATCTTGGAATGTCGATAAAAGCTATTGGAGAACATTGGCTACCAATTTATCCAGATGGCACGTTATATGACCGGGGGCTAGTACACGTCTATTTAGGATGGATTGTCACGCAGATCATCGGCCACGGTGAGACTGCAGTGAGATTCCCGAGTGCTCTCGCAAGCTCATTAACCATTCCGCTGCTTTACTTCATAGCCCGTGATTTTAGCGGTGACAAACGAATTGGAATCGTTGCTGCCGCAACGTGGGCGCTCTTC
Above is a genomic segment from Halosimplex halophilum containing:
- a CDS encoding flippase; this encodes MTSISRVVKGFQTELVAKGAAIVSGLIVMVLLARLLGPNKLGQLFYVLSILSIAHLLSNLGFPQSGARYVAEFLEENPSKVRLAIRVSLGYLLLSSLLVVLVLFLGSGVLESVLGESNIQKLLMVGAAYVFFRSLRYYIRRILQAFGAVPWASAMVVVTEVANLIFIFGLVSLGLGAIGAIAGYTLAYCLSFFLGAAVFYTQFYRSLPTDSSFDINLAGEILKYNFSLALTSGANAIEKETDTVLIGFFLGPSMVGFYALGKRIANRARAPAEALGFTLAPMYTEAKLSEGSTEAGHIYRQALVNILVLYVPAVVGLVLVARPVVKYIFGSEFLPAVPVIRLLALLTLFQSIGYITGNGLDYLGRAKDRAKIKGVSAVLNLILNLFLIPVWGIIGAAFATIVTNGIYNLTNVYFMHQETDFWRHGVIWACSKILLVTVVMAAPVYVLVPHIRGVFSLVLVIFIGIAIWIVGSFALSLITISDIRRVI